A genomic segment from Halomonas sp. GD1P12 encodes:
- the atpA gene encoding F0F1 ATP synthase subunit alpha: MQQLNPSEISDIIKQRIEKLDVASEARNQGTIVTVSDGIVKIHGLEDAMFGEMIEFPNSVFGMVLNLERDSVGAVVLGDYLLLEEGMTAKCTGRILEVPVGPELVGRVVDALGNPIDGKGDIDAKMTDAVEKVAPGVITRQSVDEPIQTGLKSIDSMVPIGRGQRELIIGDRQIGKSAIAIDAIINQKGKGVTCVYVAIGQKQSTIANVVRKLEEHGAMEHTIVVAAGAADPAPMQFLAAYSGCTMGEYFRDRGEDALIVYDDLSKQAVAYRQVSLLLRRPPGREAYPGDVFYLHSRLLERAARVNADYVEKFTNGEVTGKTGSLTALPIIETQGGDVSAFVPTNVISITDGQIFLETNLFNSGIRPAINAGLSVSRVGGSAQTKIIKKLGGSVRLALAQYRELAAFSQFASDLDEATRKQLEHGQRVTELMKQNQYSPMSVAEMALTLYAANEGHLDDVSVDKVLDFERALHDYMKSEHADLMDKINQTGDYNDEIKNGLKSGLEQFKATQSW, encoded by the coding sequence ATGCAGCAACTGAATCCTTCCGAGATCAGCGACATCATCAAGCAGCGTATCGAGAAGCTTGACGTCGCATCCGAAGCCCGTAATCAGGGCACCATCGTCACCGTTTCCGACGGTATCGTGAAAATTCACGGCCTCGAAGACGCGATGTTTGGTGAAATGATCGAATTTCCGAACTCCGTGTTCGGCATGGTACTCAACCTGGAGCGCGACTCCGTGGGTGCCGTCGTACTGGGCGATTACCTGCTCCTCGAAGAGGGCATGACCGCCAAGTGTACCGGTCGCATCCTCGAAGTGCCGGTAGGCCCTGAACTCGTTGGCCGCGTGGTCGACGCGCTCGGTAACCCCATCGACGGCAAGGGCGACATCGACGCCAAGATGACCGACGCGGTCGAGAAAGTCGCGCCGGGCGTCATCACACGTCAGTCCGTCGACGAGCCGATCCAGACGGGTCTGAAGTCGATCGACTCCATGGTGCCGATCGGTCGCGGTCAGCGTGAGCTGATCATCGGCGACCGTCAGATCGGTAAGTCGGCGATCGCGATCGACGCGATCATCAACCAGAAAGGCAAGGGCGTCACCTGTGTCTACGTCGCGATCGGTCAGAAGCAGTCGACCATCGCCAACGTGGTACGCAAGCTCGAAGAGCACGGCGCGATGGAGCACACCATCGTGGTCGCGGCCGGCGCTGCCGACCCGGCGCCGATGCAGTTCCTCGCCGCCTACTCCGGCTGCACCATGGGCGAGTACTTCCGCGATCGCGGCGAAGACGCGCTGATCGTCTATGACGATCTTTCCAAGCAGGCCGTGGCGTATCGTCAGGTATCGCTTTTGCTGCGTCGTCCGCCGGGCCGTGAAGCTTACCCGGGTGACGTGTTCTACCTCCACTCGCGTCTTCTGGAGCGCGCCGCGCGCGTCAACGCCGACTACGTGGAGAAATTCACGAACGGCGAAGTAACCGGCAAGACCGGTTCCTTGACCGCACTGCCGATCATCGAAACCCAGGGCGGCGACGTCTCCGCGTTCGTTCCGACCAACGTGATCTCGATCACCGACGGTCAGATCTTTTTGGAGACCAACCTGTTCAACTCGGGCATCCGCCCGGCGATCAACGCCGGTCTCTCGGTATCGCGTGTTGGTGGCTCGGCCCAGACCAAGATCATCAAGAAGCTTGGTGGTAGCGTGCGTCTGGCACTCGCCCAGTACCGTGAGCTGGCGGCGTTCTCGCAGTTCGCCTCGGATCTGGACGAAGCCACGCGCAAGCAGCTCGAGCACGGTCAGCGCGTCACCGAGCTGATGAAGCAAAATCAATACTCGCCGATGTCCGTGGCTGAAATGGCGCTTACCCTGTACGCCGCCAACGAAGGTCATCTGGATGATGTCAGCGTCGACAAGGTGCTGGATTTCGAGCGTGCCCTGCACGACTACATGAAGTCCGAGCACGCTGATCTGATGGACAAGATCAACCAGACCGGCGACTACAACGACGAGATCAAAAACGGCTTGAAGTCGGGTCTCGAACAGTTCAAGGCGACTCAGAGCTGGTAA
- a CDS encoding F0F1 ATP synthase subunit delta encodes MAELLTVARPYAKAAFEYARDQQAFDSWSQTLNFLSVAVADDTLRRVLGSPKVSSEQKVELLCDLLSEKPDGLDRFLTTLAAQGRLMALPFIADQFERLRAEHEERVEVLVTSAYKLTAPQKTKLANALKKRLNREISITTQVDKSLIGGVILRAGDTVIDGSVRGRLNRLSDALTA; translated from the coding sequence GCGGAATTACTGACCGTCGCTCGTCCTTACGCCAAGGCGGCGTTTGAATACGCGCGTGACCAACAAGCGTTTGATAGCTGGTCCCAGACGCTGAACTTCCTAAGCGTTGCAGTCGCCGATGACACGCTTCGCCGCGTGCTTGGCAGCCCGAAGGTGTCCAGCGAGCAAAAGGTCGAGCTTCTGTGCGACCTGTTGTCGGAAAAGCCCGACGGCCTGGATCGTTTCTTGACGACGCTGGCCGCTCAGGGGCGCCTCATGGCTCTGCCCTTCATCGCCGATCAGTTCGAGCGCCTGCGCGCCGAACACGAGGAGCGTGTCGAGGTGCTGGTCACGTCGGCTTACAAGCTGACGGCGCCGCAGAAAACCAAGTTGGCAAACGCGCTTAAAAAGCGTCTGAATCGCGAAATCTCCATTACTACTCAGGTAGACAAGTCGCTCATCGGCGGTGTCATCCTGCGTGCCGGCGACACCGTCATCGACGGTTCGGTACGCGGTCGATTGAACCGCCTTTCTGACGCGCTCACCGCTTGA